The proteins below come from a single Halobacteriovorax sp. DA5 genomic window:
- a CDS encoding glutathione S-transferase N-terminal domain-containing protein yields MKLIGSTTSPFVRKVILVLEELGIPYELEQVRSLTPDGAKKIGEYNAARRIPILETEDGSIFDSTIICEYLLEKQGKQLDVHTKLALRLIDELCDSCIILFQQKLWECDTKWESKFSKVQYERVQSILDSLEKKVDKGGLHQLEKDWLLCVLDWLTFRDVFNWKKGHLALENFYESLKDRERYQKSAPRI; encoded by the coding sequence ATGAAACTAATTGGATCAACGACATCACCATTTGTTAGAAAAGTCATTCTCGTACTCGAAGAACTTGGAATTCCTTATGAACTTGAACAAGTGAGATCACTTACTCCAGATGGTGCAAAGAAAATTGGTGAATATAATGCTGCAAGAAGAATCCCAATTCTAGAAACAGAAGATGGATCAATCTTTGATTCAACTATCATTTGTGAATACTTACTCGAAAAACAAGGAAAGCAATTAGATGTACATACAAAATTAGCGCTTCGTTTAATCGATGAGCTTTGTGATTCATGTATCATTCTGTTTCAACAAAAACTCTGGGAATGTGATACAAAATGGGAGTCTAAATTCTCTAAAGTTCAGTACGAAAGAGTGCAGAGTATTCTAGACTCACTTGAAAAGAAAGTTGATAAAGGTGGACTTCATCAGCTGGAAAAAGACTGGCTACTTTGCGTTCTTGATTGGCTGACATTTCGAGATGTTTTTAACTGGAAGAAAGGTCATCTCGCCTTAGAAAACTTCTATGAAAGTCTTAAAGATAGAGAACGTTACCAAAAATCAGCACCAAGAATATAA
- a CDS encoding class I SAM-dependent methyltransferase, with amino-acid sequence MFQFIRKLLTQKGFNAKAKRAFTNYYRFAKESQSYLTYCKEMHGIECFMQNNLSKKQFSALTSHFKPHQKVLDIGCGTGQLTAYFAKKYKLKAKGFDLVESDHDYKEANYETTWLGENEFDLVISLDGFYMLNDLYRTLNKIMDSLKPKGKFVLTYTSERPFHKTRLGKAIANKYKDKFEIQDFTQDDLIFNNKAKELLEKLESDFTAEGNSNLYRTKYNEISKNVESHKANKMYRSLITISK; translated from the coding sequence ATGTTTCAATTTATTAGAAAATTACTTACACAAAAGGGATTCAACGCCAAAGCTAAACGTGCCTTCACGAATTACTACCGTTTTGCAAAAGAATCACAATCATATCTAACTTATTGTAAAGAGATGCATGGAATTGAATGCTTCATGCAAAATAACCTATCAAAAAAGCAATTCTCTGCTCTAACTTCTCACTTTAAGCCCCATCAAAAAGTTCTTGATATCGGTTGTGGAACAGGACAATTAACGGCTTACTTTGCAAAGAAATACAAACTTAAGGCAAAAGGATTTGATCTCGTCGAAAGTGATCATGATTATAAAGAAGCAAATTATGAAACAACATGGCTCGGAGAGAATGAATTTGATCTTGTTATCTCGCTAGATGGTTTCTATATGCTCAATGACCTCTACCGCACTTTAAACAAGATTATGGATAGCTTAAAACCAAAAGGAAAGTTTGTCCTCACCTATACATCAGAGCGACCATTTCACAAAACACGACTTGGTAAGGCCATTGCAAATAAGTATAAAGATAAATTTGAAATTCAAGACTTCACTCAAGATGACCTCATTTTTAATAATAAGGCCAAGGAACTTCTTGAGAAACTTGAATCAGATTTTACTGCTGAAGGAAATTCAAATTTATATCGTACTAAGTATAATGAGATTAGCAAGAATGTAGAGTCCCACAAGGCGAATAAAATGTATCGAAGCCTTATTACTATTTCTAAGTAG
- a CDS encoding endonuclease I family protein: MKLKLLVAALLALTTTAGYYPESFKAEVANDLLQDENLRTELQRIISQNHKKNSYSQAKRYLFNELHLKYDESNQPYVKGVYCNKVFNGSTPNIGPIGDGKIPNHQIVNCEHTWPQSKFTGGFSSQLQKGDLHHLFPTDSKANSVRSSNDFADLKGGKAATRDCFASHSDGHYFEPPTEHKGNVARAMFYFATRYGAKINSRMEKYLRRWHAEDPVDSDEIERNNKIEEIQGNRNPYIDFPELVSDIKDF, translated from the coding sequence TTGAAATTAAAACTCTTAGTAGCAGCCTTATTGGCACTAACGACCACTGCCGGCTATTATCCGGAATCATTTAAAGCAGAAGTCGCAAATGACCTTTTACAAGATGAAAACCTAAGAACAGAATTACAAAGAATTATCAGCCAAAATCACAAAAAAAATTCCTACTCTCAAGCTAAGCGCTACCTTTTTAACGAATTACATTTAAAATATGATGAAAGTAACCAACCTTATGTAAAAGGTGTTTACTGCAATAAAGTTTTCAATGGAAGTACTCCTAATATCGGACCAATTGGAGATGGGAAAATCCCTAACCATCAAATTGTTAACTGTGAGCACACATGGCCTCAGTCAAAATTTACAGGCGGATTTAGTTCACAACTTCAAAAAGGTGACCTTCACCATTTATTCCCAACTGACTCTAAGGCCAATAGCGTTCGTAGCTCAAATGACTTTGCTGACCTAAAAGGTGGAAAAGCTGCAACGAGAGATTGTTTTGCTTCTCATTCTGATGGACATTATTTTGAACCACCAACAGAGCACAAGGGCAATGTTGCTCGAGCAATGTTCTACTTTGCAACTCGCTATGGAGCGAAGATTAATAGTAGAATGGAAAAATACCTAAGAAGATGGCACGCAGAAGATCCAGTGGACAGCGATGAAATCGAAAGAAATAACAAGATTGAAGAGATTCAAGGAAATAGAAATCCTTATATCGACTTCCCAGAGCTAGTTTCAGATATCAAAGACTTCTAA
- a CDS encoding endonuclease I family protein, whose amino-acid sequence MKIAIVLSTLLFALTSNAAELNNYYPKETNDVLSRGGAELKSYLFEVLNTTHQETNSQDVLGCDSKNKGRCYSQRSLGYKGARKVLFGKIHLKEDDKGYYIKDVYCQKTLRRVQTRSMGPGQIPSPNVLNCEHTWPQSKFTGRFDKGLQKSDLHHLYPTDSKANSVRGNYEFDNVDGFPVDYEDCTASQTQGNGAFEPPAEHKGNVARALFYFSVRYDISISNHQEQVLREWDKLDPVDAEERERNEIIYSVQNNRNPFIDIANLADKIDNF is encoded by the coding sequence ATGAAAATCGCAATCGTTCTATCAACACTACTTTTCGCTCTTACGAGTAATGCTGCAGAATTAAATAACTACTACCCGAAAGAAACTAATGATGTTCTTTCAAGAGGTGGAGCAGAATTAAAGAGCTACCTATTCGAAGTTCTAAATACAACTCACCAAGAAACAAATTCTCAAGATGTTCTTGGATGTGATTCAAAGAACAAAGGTCGTTGTTACAGCCAAAGAAGCCTAGGTTACAAAGGCGCTAGAAAAGTACTTTTCGGAAAAATCCACTTAAAAGAAGATGATAAAGGTTACTACATTAAAGATGTATATTGCCAAAAGACACTAAGAAGAGTTCAAACTCGTTCTATGGGTCCAGGACAAATCCCTAGCCCAAACGTTCTTAACTGCGAGCACACTTGGCCACAATCAAAATTTACTGGTCGTTTTGACAAAGGTCTTCAAAAATCAGATCTACACCACCTATACCCAACTGATTCAAAAGCTAACTCTGTAAGAGGTAACTATGAATTTGATAATGTAGATGGTTTCCCAGTTGATTATGAAGATTGTACAGCTTCACAAACTCAAGGTAACGGTGCTTTCGAACCACCAGCTGAGCACAAAGGAAATGTTGCAAGAGCACTTTTCTACTTCTCAGTAAGATATGATATTTCAATCTCAAACCACCAAGAGCAAGTTCTTAGAGAGTGGGATAAGCTTGATCCAGTTGACGCTGAAGAAAGAGAAAGAAACGAAATTATCTATTCTGTACAAAACAATAGAAATCCATTTATCGACATCGCTAACCTAGCTGATAAAATCGATAATTTCTAA
- a CDS encoding replication-associated recombination protein A: protein MQQGLFSAKDSSVTPLAHQVRPSSKQDYEGFDALARRFPFLKGENIPSLIVWGPPGSGKTTLAKVLGSEIHANFYEFSAVLSGVAELKKLIQKAQDEARDFQRKSIIFIDEIHRFNKAQQDALLPHVEQGSFILIGATTENPRRSVNRALLSRMKIIELKSFTTDKIRSLIKRTITKLEKELSQEYLDLICEYANGDARIALGSLEVIFSLLEQDEDIDFETVKNIIKENSRNFDAGGDRHYDVISAFIKSMRGSDPNAAILWLAVMLDGGEDPVFIARRLVIFASEDVGNADLNALTVATNALHVVQNIGMPEARITLAQATTYLASTVKSNAAYNAINEALAYVENSQTIQVPEHLKNFPDKDHKVVYQYPHSFEGAFVKQQYAPQGTPKFYQPKAIGVENNIKKRLEELWGK from the coding sequence ATGCAACAAGGTTTATTCAGCGCAAAAGATTCATCCGTCACACCACTTGCTCATCAAGTAAGACCAAGTAGCAAGCAGGATTATGAGGGCTTTGATGCCCTAGCTAGACGCTTCCCTTTTCTTAAGGGTGAAAATATACCTTCACTTATTGTCTGGGGTCCTCCAGGGAGTGGAAAAACCACGCTGGCCAAGGTGCTAGGTAGTGAAATTCACGCAAATTTCTACGAATTTAGCGCAGTTTTATCTGGCGTAGCAGAACTTAAGAAGCTTATCCAAAAGGCACAAGACGAGGCCCGAGACTTCCAAAGAAAATCCATTATATTTATTGACGAGATCCACCGCTTTAATAAGGCCCAACAAGATGCTCTTCTTCCACATGTGGAACAAGGAAGCTTTATTCTTATTGGAGCAACGACTGAGAATCCTCGTCGTTCAGTTAATCGCGCTCTTCTTTCTCGTATGAAGATTATTGAGCTTAAATCATTCACAACCGACAAAATTCGCTCTCTTATAAAGAGAACGATCACAAAATTAGAAAAAGAATTATCGCAAGAATATCTCGATCTAATTTGTGAATACGCAAACGGTGATGCTCGCATTGCTCTTGGAAGTTTAGAAGTTATTTTCTCTCTTCTTGAACAAGACGAAGATATTGACTTTGAAACAGTTAAAAATATTATCAAAGAAAATTCACGAAACTTTGATGCTGGTGGTGATCGCCACTATGATGTAATCTCTGCCTTCATTAAAAGTATGCGTGGAAGTGATCCCAATGCGGCCATTCTATGGCTAGCTGTTATGCTTGATGGTGGAGAGGACCCAGTCTTTATCGCCAGACGCTTAGTTATCTTTGCAAGTGAAGATGTGGGTAATGCAGACTTAAATGCACTCACTGTTGCTACAAATGCACTTCATGTTGTTCAAAATATTGGTATGCCTGAAGCACGAATTACACTAGCACAGGCCACGACTTACCTAGCTAGTACCGTTAAGAGTAATGCTGCTTACAATGCAATAAACGAAGCCTTAGCATATGTAGAGAATTCGCAAACAATCCAAGTTCCAGAGCATTTAAAGAACTTTCCAGATAAAGATCATAAAGTTGTTTACCAGTATCCACATAGCTTCGAGGGAGCTTTTGTTAAGCAACAATACGCACCTCAAGGAACGCCAAAGTTCTACCAACCAAAAGCGATTGGCGTAGAAAATAATATAAAGAAACGTTTAGAAGAACTTTGGGGAAAGTAG
- the rpsU gene encoding 30S ribosomal protein S21 yields MSKDYSIKIEIDERLSAERALKKFKRYCEAFGVIREYRKRQEYKKPSIRNKEKLQAAEKRRKKTQTKYSRGSKI; encoded by the coding sequence ATGTCTAAAGATTACTCAATCAAAATCGAGATCGATGAAAGATTAAGTGCGGAAAGAGCTCTTAAGAAATTCAAGAGATACTGCGAAGCTTTCGGTGTTATTAGAGAATACAGAAAGAGACAAGAGTATAAGAAGCCTTCTATTAGAAATAAAGAAAAGCTACAAGCGGCTGAGAAGAGAAGAAAGAAAACTCAGACGAAGTACAGTAGAGGTTCTAAAATCTAA
- a CDS encoding pyruvate, water dikinase regulatory protein, whose amino-acid sequence MKIIIISDGTGSTAKAISRAAMTQFPESEVFYTGFKNVRTKEQIKSIFDEAAIHHDLVIYTIVSAELREYTKEISMQKHVRSLDLMGPVLTTFSNYFHQEPKSEPGLLHAVNSEYFDRVAAMEFTLNHDDGRNVETLHLADVILVGISRTSKTPLSVYLSQHGIKVVNIPIINGQDLPKELFEIDQRKIFALTIDPEALYSIRKNRLNKLGATEHTGDYADTNKVIEELEWANEIFGKNKRWPVFDVTDRALEETATDIMKLLQMRKNNIFKQLMSESDD is encoded by the coding sequence ATGAAAATAATTATTATTTCTGACGGAACAGGTTCTACTGCAAAGGCAATCAGTCGCGCGGCCATGACACAATTCCCAGAAAGTGAAGTCTTCTATACAGGTTTTAAGAATGTTCGCACAAAGGAACAAATTAAATCAATTTTTGACGAAGCAGCTATTCATCACGACCTCGTAATTTATACAATCGTTTCAGCAGAACTTAGAGAATATACAAAAGAAATCTCAATGCAAAAGCATGTGCGCTCCCTTGATTTAATGGGGCCAGTACTAACGACTTTCTCTAATTACTTTCACCAAGAACCAAAGAGTGAGCCAGGCCTTCTACACGCCGTTAACTCTGAGTACTTTGATCGAGTTGCTGCAATGGAGTTCACTCTTAACCATGATGATGGAAGAAACGTAGAAACTCTCCATCTTGCAGATGTCATCCTCGTTGGTATTTCACGTACATCTAAGACACCTCTTTCTGTCTACCTATCTCAGCACGGAATTAAGGTTGTTAATATTCCTATTATTAACGGACAAGATCTTCCTAAGGAACTTTTTGAAATTGACCAAAGAAAAATCTTTGCCCTAACGATTGACCCTGAAGCACTTTATTCAATTCGTAAAAACCGTTTAAATAAACTTGGCGCAACTGAGCACACAGGTGATTATGCGGATACGAATAAGGTTATCGAAGAGTTAGAATGGGCCAATGAAATCTTTGGCAAGAACAAGAGATGGCCGGTATTTGACGTTACTGACCGCGCCCTAGAAGAGACGGCCACAGATATCATGAAACTGCTTCAAATGAGAAAAAATAATATTTTCAAGCAGTTAATGAGTGAGTCTGACGACTAA
- the miaA gene encoding tRNA (adenosine(37)-N6)-dimethylallyltransferase MiaA, translated as MTKKLILLLGPTASGKTGISIDLAKRIGIEKCHVINFDSVLFYNELNIGSAKPDEVEMDGVTHHLVSISPITKELNASDFVELAIIKINELHSKGIVPILVGGSAFYLRSLIRGMYESESTDEAIQQEARDLYEKEGMAPIVAYLKVHDPESLENLHENDHYRRTRAYEYHRMTGKKISDQKKQADDHGAYDFSTNIHGWDTLNICLELPKEEHWEIILKRTKQMLEQGLLKEVEDIMANDDHSPELKALKTIGYKETIQYLNGEITSEEELIEKIYFATRRLAKSQKTFLKKVTPLSRFHPLSQRNDIYNLVEDFILE; from the coding sequence ATGACAAAGAAATTAATTCTTCTATTAGGGCCAACTGCATCGGGCAAAACAGGTATTAGCATTGATCTTGCCAAACGTATTGGTATTGAAAAATGTCACGTTATCAACTTCGATAGCGTTCTCTTTTACAATGAATTAAATATTGGAAGTGCTAAGCCAGACGAAGTTGAAATGGACGGTGTCACTCATCATCTCGTTAGCATCTCCCCTATTACGAAAGAATTAAATGCATCTGACTTTGTCGAATTAGCTATAATTAAAATCAACGAGCTTCATTCAAAAGGAATTGTTCCAATTCTAGTTGGAGGTAGCGCCTTCTATCTTCGAAGCCTTATTCGCGGCATGTATGAATCAGAATCAACCGATGAGGCCATTCAGCAAGAGGCCCGTGATCTTTATGAAAAAGAAGGTATGGCCCCAATTGTGGCTTATCTTAAGGTTCATGATCCTGAATCACTTGAGAATCTTCATGAGAACGATCACTATCGTCGTACTCGTGCTTATGAGTACCATCGCATGACGGGGAAGAAGATTTCTGATCAAAAAAAGCAAGCCGATGATCATGGGGCGTATGATTTCTCAACAAATATTCATGGCTGGGACACGCTTAATATTTGCCTTGAGCTTCCAAAAGAAGAGCATTGGGAAATTATACTGAAGCGAACAAAACAGATGCTAGAACAGGGACTGCTTAAAGAGGTTGAAGATATTATGGCCAATGATGATCACTCGCCAGAGCTTAAGGCCCTAAAAACTATTGGCTATAAAGAAACGATTCAATATCTAAATGGTGAGATTACATCTGAAGAAGAACTTATCGAAAAGATTTATTTTGCAACTCGCAGGCTCGCGAAGTCTCAAAAAACTTTCCTAAAAAAAGTAACACCATTATCTCGTTTTCACCCATTAAGTCAGCGAAATGACATCTATAACCTTGTCGAAGACTTCATTCTTGAATAA
- the mutL gene encoding DNA mismatch repair endonuclease MutL has product MEISENTQNRINLLPEHLIDQIKAGEVVERPANVLKELLENSIDANSTKIRVTIINAGLDLIAIEDNGDGMFFDELPYAFCRHATSKINNFEDIYRLNTFGFRGEALASISSVARISCHSAPRSNPEEGAKYVIHGARTVEHSKYSTHKCGTSTYVKDLFFNTPVRLKFVKSGQSEKNALKRVINSFLINYPQVEFSITWDDQDPEIYRAQEHTVNRVGEIFKKKSRKNIPEIMQSYGEYLGSSCKFYVSKDASKGYSGKQQFLFVNNRLFTDKKIHQIIIRNMEKFWPQGLTGDYIMQFRVPEHEIDVNVHPNKTIIKFLKSNEIFSLTSATAKKLISENQDHINENHSLEMNEDEANFNSLSSALFNQGGDNIIANNFGGGLNLQRFQNELNQGTDFHGQSSLFGENTSGQQSELTISALGENIFLFNHIERGPYFVDAQVYLDEACGQIDIDNMTPLLISEPISKDMTDMENLSQYMAMGIEIERLDAHTCVLRSVSHVFEDLPYAKISANIINGNDLLEDLELQVSEVRRLLSFISFYDLVEKKIAKRISPKKLKKLLK; this is encoded by the coding sequence ATGGAAATATCAGAGAATACACAAAATAGAATTAACCTTCTTCCCGAACACTTAATTGATCAAATCAAGGCCGGTGAGGTTGTTGAACGCCCGGCCAATGTTCTTAAAGAATTACTTGAAAATTCAATTGATGCAAACTCGACTAAAATTCGAGTTACGATTATTAATGCAGGTTTAGATCTTATCGCAATTGAAGATAATGGTGATGGAATGTTCTTTGATGAACTTCCCTACGCCTTTTGCCGTCACGCAACTTCAAAGATCAATAACTTCGAAGATATCTACCGCCTAAATACTTTTGGCTTTCGTGGAGAGGCACTTGCCTCAATCTCATCAGTGGCACGAATATCATGTCACTCAGCTCCTCGTTCAAATCCTGAAGAAGGTGCAAAGTATGTTATTCACGGAGCTAGAACGGTTGAGCATTCAAAGTATTCGACACATAAGTGTGGAACTTCTACTTATGTCAAAGACCTTTTCTTTAATACTCCAGTTCGATTGAAATTTGTGAAGTCAGGACAGAGTGAGAAGAATGCCCTAAAGCGTGTTATTAACTCGTTCTTAATTAACTACCCTCAAGTTGAGTTCTCAATCACATGGGATGACCAAGACCCTGAAATTTATCGTGCTCAAGAACATACAGTGAATCGAGTTGGGGAAATCTTTAAAAAGAAATCACGCAAAAATATTCCAGAGATTATGCAATCTTATGGTGAATACCTTGGTTCAAGTTGTAAATTCTACGTCTCTAAAGATGCCTCAAAAGGATACAGCGGAAAGCAACAGTTTCTCTTTGTAAACAACCGTCTCTTTACTGACAAAAAGATACATCAGATCATCATTAGAAATATGGAAAAGTTTTGGCCTCAAGGCTTAACTGGCGACTACATCATGCAATTCAGAGTGCCTGAGCATGAAATTGATGTAAACGTTCATCCAAATAAAACAATTATTAAATTTTTAAAGAGCAATGAGATATTCTCTCTAACAAGTGCTACAGCGAAAAAGCTCATTTCAGAAAATCAAGATCATATCAATGAGAACCACTCTCTTGAAATGAATGAAGATGAAGCAAATTTCAACTCTCTATCAAGTGCCCTATTCAACCAAGGTGGAGATAATATTATTGCTAATAACTTTGGCGGTGGTTTAAATCTACAAAGATTTCAAAATGAACTTAATCAAGGTACAGACTTTCATGGCCAAAGCTCTCTTTTTGGAGAAAACACAAGTGGCCAGCAAAGTGAGTTAACGATATCGGCACTTGGTGAAAATATTTTTCTCTTTAATCACATCGAGAGAGGTCCATACTTTGTTGATGCTCAAGTATATTTAGATGAAGCTTGTGGGCAAATTGATATCGACAATATGACTCCTCTACTAATTTCAGAGCCAATTTCAAAAGATATGACGGATATGGAAAACCTATCGCAATACATGGCAATGGGCATTGAAATCGAACGCTTGGATGCTCATACATGCGTCCTGCGATCTGTTTCTCATGTATTTGAGGATCTACCATACGCAAAAATATCTGCAAATATTATTAACGGTAATGATCTGCTTGAAGATTTAGAGCTTCAAGTAAGTGAAGTAAGAAGACTTCTTTCATTTATTTCTTTCTACGATTTAGTAGAAAAGAAAATTGCAAAAAGAATCTCGCCTAAGAAATTAAAAAAATTACTAAAATGA
- a CDS encoding GGDEF domain-containing protein: protein MSDDATLVLTDIKAALASANKEAEDKPAALLVVGGDLNGTLFDLKAEEITVGRSAKCDIPLEFNGISREHFKLVSSADGYQVVDLGSRNGTFLNNSKVEAPTDLQKGDIIKMGAMALKYLPKGDPERLTYDKLQLEANTDGLTGCYNKSFFNKKLDLEVKKSKVTGTPLSLIVFDLDHFKKLNDNYGHDAGDYVLKELAEVIRSNGIRETDIFARYGGEEFVVLLPKTNIKQSYEIAERLRKAVETHDFIYDDNKLPVTASIGVSDYRQGVSSGTDLFKRADSAVYKSKEGGRNQVNFYRD from the coding sequence ATGAGTGATGACGCTACTCTAGTATTGACTGACATTAAAGCTGCCCTAGCATCAGCGAATAAAGAAGCCGAAGATAAGCCTGCGGCCCTTCTTGTTGTTGGTGGTGATTTAAACGGCACTCTTTTTGATTTAAAAGCAGAAGAGATTACTGTTGGCCGAAGTGCAAAATGTGATATTCCATTAGAATTTAATGGTATCTCAAGAGAGCACTTCAAGTTAGTTTCATCTGCGGATGGATATCAGGTAGTTGATCTTGGTTCTAGAAATGGAACTTTTTTAAATAATAGTAAAGTTGAAGCGCCTACTGATCTTCAAAAAGGTGACATCATTAAGATGGGTGCAATGGCACTTAAATACCTTCCAAAAGGTGATCCAGAGAGACTTACTTATGATAAGCTTCAACTAGAAGCAAATACAGATGGACTAACTGGTTGTTACAATAAGTCTTTCTTCAACAAGAAACTTGATCTTGAAGTGAAGAAGTCAAAAGTGACAGGTACTCCACTCTCTCTTATTGTTTTCGATCTAGATCACTTTAAGAAACTTAATGATAACTACGGACACGATGCTGGTGACTACGTACTAAAAGAGCTAGCTGAAGTTATCCGTTCAAACGGAATTAGAGAAACTGATATTTTCGCACGTTATGGTGGAGAAGAGTTTGTTGTTCTACTTCCTAAAACAAATATTAAACAATCATACGAAATCGCTGAGCGCCTAAGAAAGGCGGTAGAAACTCACGATTTCATTTACGACGATAATAAGTTACCGGTAACTGCATCGATTGGCGTTTCTGACTACAGACAGGGAGTTAGTAGTGGAACAGACCTATTTAAAAGGGCCGACTCTGCAGTATACAAATCCAAGGAAGGTGGAAGAAACCAGGTTAATTTCTATCGCGACTAG